In the Podospora pseudocomata strain CBS 415.72m chromosome 5, whole genome shotgun sequence genome, one interval contains:
- a CDS encoding hypothetical protein (antiSMASH:Cluster_12) produces MSTVIRSWQEQERLRLMKEKENERKRLEQERERLRIEQEKEAERKLVESERALKESIRLASVRAAASRTRTIPTSARTTQTTSSTSLQQPPSSTTYSLTPRPTVDAPQVATSIRLSVIPIDSNGPPLSTPGSISCGQTGYFDCASEYGGGCCPVGFACSKGDLCVSPQLEKEKPMAPLPCPGHNGYFACEEKIGGGCCPANYTCIKDSRAQCRLSQLNLILTNVNRLATRIPIPTSSPRSESTSITGTLAPAPHSEQQFRVGTPGDAAGIIVGGIMAIVAYFLGSYLLFIYRQRLHGSPLNKSFRVLEVRSQWRDARAKARSELPSHHGMSELAASRPTSSLPPLPSLPAAGPPLSVAVDVTRERQVDITHPLPPPPPLKLRPPLSTSPDTPMATLPVSPPSATVPTLTPTGISPVSTKMTNIVTQHAPLSPPPRIPLPPTPMQGNMHRLSVLEHTKMSGALGTAEDGKKQGMEGIDTGGVVLEVCADEQEKQEDSSSARADSSTIVWM; encoded by the exons ATGTCCACTGTCATTCGGTCATGGCAGGAGCAAGAACGACTACGTCtcatgaaggagaaggagaatgaAAGAAAACGGCTCGAGCAAGAACGAGAAAGATTGAGAATAGAGCAGGAGAAAGAGGCTGAAAGAAAGCTGGTTGAAAGTGAACGGGCACTAAAGGAGAGTATCAGGTTGGCGTCAGTGCGAGCGGCCgcatcaagaacaaggacgaTACCTACTTCAGCGAGGACAACCCAgaccacatcatcaacatcttTGCAACAGCCACCTTCGAGCACTACATACTCACTCACTCCACGGCCGACTGTTGATGCGCCGCAAGTCGCCACAAGCATACGCCTGTCGGTAATACCTATCGATTCGAATGGCCCCCCCTTATCTACACCAGGCAGTATATCCTGTGGGCAGACTGGCTACTTTGACTGCGCATCGGAATATGGTGGCGGTTGCTGCCCGGTAGGCTTCGCCTGCAGCAAGGGTGATCTTTGCGTGTCGCCCCagttggaaaaggaaaagcCCATGGCACCTTTGCCATGCCCGGGGCACAATGGATACTTCGCTTGCGAAGAGAAGATTGGCG GGGGATGTTGTCCAGCAAACTACACCTGCATCAAGGATAGTCGAGCCCAGTGTCGCCTATCGCAGTTGAATCTGATACTTACCAACGTCAACCGCCTTGCAACACGAATTCCGATACCAACGTCGTCTCCGAGAAGCGAAAGCACGAGCATTACTGGTACTCTAGCACCAGCCCCTCACTCAGAGCAACAATTCCGCGTTGGAACTCCCGGAGACGCGGCCGGCATTATCGTAGGGGGCATCATGGCTATAGTTGCCTACTTCCTCGGTAGCTATCTTTTATTCATCTACAGACAGCGTCTTCACGGTTCGCCTCTCAACAAAAGCTTTCGCGTCTTGGAAGTTCGATCTCAATGGAGAGATGCAAGAGCAAAGGCCAGAAGCGAGctcccttcccatcatgGAATGTCCGAGTTGGCCGCTTCCAGACCAACATCTTCTTTGCCGCCTCTTCCTTCGCTGCCAGCGGCGGGACCACCTCTGTCTGTTGCGGTGGACGTGACGAGGGAAAGGCAGGTGGATATCACacatcccctcccaccaccaccacccctgaAACTGAGGCCACCACTCTCGACGTCGCCGGACACTCCGATGGCCACACTGCCAGTGTCCCCTCCATCGGCCACTGTTCCAACCCTGACGCCGACCGGCATCTCTCCTGTGTCAACAAAGATGACGAACATTGTGACGCAGCACGCTCCACtatcaccgccgccgaggatCCCACTTCCCCCTACACCCATGCAGGGAAATATGCATAGGTTGAGCGTGCTGGAACACACCAAGATGTCAGGAGCCCTTGGGACAGCGGAGGATGGTAAGAAACAAGGGATGGAAGGCATTGATACCGGAggagtggtgttggaggtaTGTGCAGACGAACAAGAAAAGCAAGAGGATAGCAGCTCCGCAAGGGCAGACAGCAGCACGATTGTCTGGATGTAG
- a CDS encoding hypothetical protein (EggNog:ENOG503PYR8; antiSMASH:Cluster_13) gives MPPKQAKEVPYPEKQSYRANGLKLDSAAYADTLTNAYKTTRDIASQIREQIEPFIRKARASVDHLIEIIQQLRKEIRIARDSLIITNRDELYPFITAMEEVGDPLFWRLDEEYKEAP, from the coding sequence ATGCCTCCCAAGCAAGCTAAGGAAGTCCCGTACCCGGAGAAGCAAAGTTACAGGGCCAACGGACTCAAACTCGACTCTGCGGCATATGCCGACACCCTCACCAATGCCTACAAGACAACAAGGGACATTGCTTCGCAGATCCGAGAGCAAATCGAACCATTCATTAGGAAGGCGAGGGCAAGTGTCGATCATCTGATCGAGATTATTCAACAGCTTCGGAAAGAGATTAGGATTGCCAGGGACAGTTTGATCATTACCAACAGGGATGAGTTGTATCCCTTTATTACGGcaatggaggaggtgggcgaTCCATTATTCTGGAGGCTAGATGAAGAGTACAAGGAGGCGCCGTGA
- a CDS encoding hypothetical protein (EggNog:ENOG503NZES; COG:S; antiSMASH:Cluster_13): MAQDQVSQRRVTTSELESLRNLVGSTRAMVEQHGRRLVEVKEGVLQPVICYAAPHWDDHFAAAVSLLQDETTHYGICCAEVRWYLKRRTMDEFPLSYGGALDEAPTAASTPLSVVDSPPLRESPDTAFESSGDVAATGITIRSLNREHQVKKDDPTPAGRINHAGPAVRDLDAVSGVGHPRGALDVDTNFQNLVTLSHGPNQNLNQLEGKGAGEAAKSPIAVQRHPERTAALERHDQPPERSALPGTTQPLRYVEGRKTRSLRDVGPLELLQPKEPTGIVDSPRKVHKDPVSVGEQSMLHASVNPPVPQPTTAAQFSNHRPSQNAPTRPTDRGGKARPEGTANTGASMRLQQDLNLMDVVPPPPDLDLERRTMNAMLNTNTPSQQPAPPTVSLLPNIVPSSPQEPPKRQSYANPKNLSAIVLLLSDRHQLVNFHQRQSLLTANLSPTTYTPDNRDTRFRNEPQPQPGLDSAQFPNLHDDDQSQDGSERSESVAWGDTPAQKAKRGLLRRALRKTAKRVDEVSKKLRRV; the protein is encoded by the exons ATGGCGCAAGATCAAGTGTCCCAGCGGCGAGTGACCACATCAGAATTGGAGAGTTTGCGAAACCTAGTAGGCAGTACAAGGGCCATGGTCGAGCAACATGGACGACGGCTTGTCGAGGTGAAGGAAGGTGTTCTCCAGCCCGTCA TTTGTTATGCTGCTCCCCACTGGGATGATCACTTTGCAGCAGCTGTGTCT CTTCTTCAGGACGAGACAACGCACTATGGGATATGCTGCGCAGAAGTCCGCTGGTATTTGAAGAGAAGAACCATGGACGAATTTCCTCTTTCTTACGGGGGCGCCTTGGACGAGGCTCCAACGGCGGCCTCCACGCCACTGTCAGTCGTGGATTCACCCCCTCTCAGGGAGTCACCAGACACGGCCTTCGAAAGTTCTGGAGACGTTGCAGCCACCGGAATTACGATTAGGTCGCTGAACCGGGAGCACCAGGTCAAAAAAGACGACCCTACTCCGGCTGGACGCATTAACCATGCTGGGCCCGCCGTCCGTGATCTGGATGCCGTATCAGGGGTCGGTCATCCGCGGGGGGCCCTTGACGTTGACACGAATTTCCAGAACTTGGTTACTTTGTCCCACGGACCGAATCAAAATCTAAATCAACTTGAAGGAAAGGGGGCCGGCGAGGCAGCAAAAAGTCCCATTGCAGTTCAACGCCATCCAGAGCGAACCGCTGCACTTGAAAGGCACGATCAGCCACCTGAACGATCGGCTTTACCAGGAACTACGCAGCCTCTGCGTTATGTGGAAGGACGTAAGACTCGTAGTCTGCGAGATGTTGGCCCCCTCGAACTGCTTCAACCAAAGGAGCCCACAGGCATCGTGGATTCCCCGAGAAAAGTCCACAAAGATCCCGTCAGCGTGGGGGAGCAGTCCATGCTACATGCAAGTGTGAatcctccagttcctcaGCCGACAACTGCCGCCCAGTTCAGCAATCACAGGCCTAGTCAAAATGCACCCACACGGCCTACCGACCGCGGT GGCAAAGCCAGACCAGAAGGGACCGCGAACACAGGAGCTTCTATGAGACTTCAACAAGATCTAAATCTGATGGACGtcgtaccaccaccacctgacCTAGATCTGGAACGGAGAACAATGAATGCCATGCTAAACACTAATACACCATCCCAACAACCTGCTCCACCGACGGTCAGCCTTCTTCCTAACATCGTACCTTCATCACCGCAGGAACCTCCCAAAAGACAAAGC TACGCAAATCCGAAGAACCTGTCAGCCATcgtgctgctgctgtcagaCCGCCATCAACTAGTGAACTTCCACCAGCGGCAGTCCCTACTTACTGCCAATCTGTCCCCAACTACCTATACACCAGATAACAGAGATACACGTTTCAGGAAtgaaccccaaccccaacccggTCTCGACTCCGCACAATTTCCCAACctgcatgatgatgaccaGTCTCAAGATGGGTCAGAACGCAGCGAGTCAGTGGCTTGGGGTGATACACCGGCACAAAAGGCAAAGCGAGGCCTGCTTAGAAGAGCGCTGCGCAAGACAGCCAAGAGAGTGGATGAGGTGAGCAAGAAATTG CGAAGGGTTTGA
- a CDS encoding hypothetical protein (EggNog:ENOG503P591; COG:S): protein MEGDEKVSYRLFDLFFTTCYRMFGAQWRRAMAMLANQPLPKRFRHAKYKSSAPLFGSTSTRWSTHKADDTTVKFPSLHADIEKALGTVSIIPKPWFNDHSEDGKVTQEYFTNVMGRFKCQNQNCSKSGWSSKKVGILIRQFSGNGYYALVFKQRCRVCDKLGVLRLDEDSYVERVVYRLKKWAGIHVEKPVFGGKRGEPHEREFCEACLAGYDCQKASLEE, encoded by the coding sequence ATGGAAGGTGACGAAAAGGTCTCCTATCGACTCTTCGATCTGTTTTTCACCACATGCTACAGGATGTTTGGCGCACAATGGaggagggccatggcgatgcTTGCCAACCAGCCACTGCCCAAACGGTTCCGTCACGCCAAATATAAGTCCAGCGCCCCACTATTTGGATCGACATCGACAAGATGGTCAACTCACAAGGCGGATGATACAACAGTCAAATTCCCATCTCTCCACGCAGATATCGAGAAGGCCCTCGGCACCGTATCGATCATTCCCAAGCCGTGGTTCAATGATCACAGCGAAGACGGCAAAGTCACGCAAGAATACTTTACAAACGTCATGGGTCGCTTCAAATGCCAGAATCAGAATTGCTCCAAGTCCGGCTGGAGCAGTAAGAAGGTCGGGATCCTAATCCGGCAGTTCTCCGGGAACGGCTATTACGCCCTGGTGTTCAAACAGCGCTGCAGGGTGTGCGATAAACTGGGGGTCTTGCGGCTTGACGAGGATTCGTACGTGGAACGGGTGGTGTACCGGCTGAAGAAATGGGCTGGCATTCATGTGGAGAAACCTGTATTCGGTGGGAAGCGCGGTGAGCCGCATGAACGTGAATTTTGCGAGGCCTGCCTGGCGGGGTACGACTGTCAGAAGGCTTCTCTAGAAGAGTGA
- a CDS encoding hypothetical protein (CAZy:AA3; COG:E; EggNog:ENOG503NX66), whose translation MGEKDHYQYDALIVGSGPIGATFAKILVNDGHTVLMVEAGAEESKKCGEHKKNAVRFQKDIDSFVHVIKGSLQLTSVPTDESVVPTLPPVSWSGEGKQVHNGQNPYQDPALNLGLNAVARNVGGMSTHWTCSTPRQHLRERSPLLQNEWEGLYSEAEKLIETHTDVLEGSIRQDMVKQILNDHFEGEKDENGDQKLAAFALPLAAKRDGSEFITWSSSHTVLEKIKPEFSKKLELRSEWLCEKLTIKNTKDASGDAGIVENAKVRSLLTNQLDEVKARVYIICGGPILTPQLLFNSGFRTGETTTKTKTWTKAGPNSVSHCVERLSDKEAVEPFLELPALGHYLTEQTMCFCQVVLDRRWIKAVCGAHPYPKDDPKNDGWDSLRKEKWDEKIKKHLETQKGRYPQDQLPFPFNDLDPQVTLPVSEKQPWHTQIHRDAFSYGAVPPNIDKRTIVDLRFFGPVEPTKDNCVKFTTKVKDAYGMPQPTFFYRLSDADRELTHEMMKHMEKVAGVLGGYLPGSEPQFMENGLALHVCGTTRAGEKKDDSCCNKFSQIHGVNNLFVGGLNVIPGKNASNPTLTAMCFAIKAAQYISLRLGAEKKEREKEEGKKEERKEKRNEKRKEEERKEEESK comes from the exons ATGGGCGAGAAGGACCACTACCAGTACGATGCTCTAA TTGTGGGCTCCGGCCCCATTGGTGCCACGTTTGCCAAGATCCTAGTGAATGATGGGCACACGGTGCTCATGGTCGAGGCTGGTGCAGA GGAGAGTAAAAAATGCGGAGAACACAAGAAGAATGCTGTACGCTTTCAAAAAGATATTGACTCCTTCGTCCA CGTCATCAAA GGAAGTTTGCAACTAACTTCGGTGCCAACCGATGAATCGGTAGTCCCTACTCTACCTCCAGTGTCTTGGTCAGG AGAAGGAAAACAAGTGCACAATGGCCAGAATCCTTATCAGGACCCTGCCTTAAACCTTGGCCTCAATGCTGTGGCCAGGAATGTAGGGGGCATGTCAACTCA CTGGACTTGTTCAACTCCCCGACAGCATCTAAGAGAACGTTCTCCACTTCTCCAGAACGAATGGGAGGGGCTATATAGCGAAGCGGAAAAGCTGATTGAAACACATACCGACGTCCTTGAGGGTTCAATCCGCCAAGACATGGTCAAGCAGATCCTGAATGATCATTTCGAAGGAGAAAAGGACGAGAATGGAGACCAGAAACTCGCGGCATTCGCACTCCCTCTTGCGGCCAAGCGAGACGGCTCTGAGTTTATCACCTGGTCTTCGTCACACACAGTGCTTGAGAAGATTAAGCCCGAGTTCAGCAAAAAGCTCGAGTTGAGAAGTGAGTGGCTCTGCGAGAAGCTCACCATCAAGAACACAAAGGATGCCAGTGGAGATGCAGGGATCGTGGAGAATGCCAAGGTCCGCTCGCTACTGACCAATCAGCTGGATGAAGTGAAAGCCAGGGTATACATCATTTGCGGTGGACCTATACTCACTCCACAGTTGCTATTCAATTCGGGGTTTCGGACGGGCGAGACCACTACTAAGACCAAGACATGGACCAAGGCTGGCCCCAACTCCGTGTCTCATTGTGTCGAGAGGCTTAGCGACAAGGAGGCGGTAGAACCCTTCCTCGAGCTTCCAGCTCTG GGTCACTACCTCACCGAGCAAACCATGTGTTTTTGCCAAGTTGTCCTGGATAGGCGCTGGATCAAGGCAGTCTGCGGCGCTCACCCATACCCAAAGGATGACCCGAAAAACGACGGTTGGGACTCGCTCAGGAAGGAGAAATGGGAcgagaagatcaagaagcaTTTGGAGACCCAAAAAGGCCGTTACCCTCAGGATCAGTTGCCATTTCCTTTTAACGATCTGGATCCTCAGGTCACACTCCCCGTTTCCGAGAAACAACCGTGGCACACCCAAATACATCGGGATGCCTTCTCTTACGGCGCAGTGCCCCCGAATATCGACAAGCGGACCATTGTGGATTTGCGCTTCTTTGGCCCAGTGGAACCAACAAAGGACAATTGCGTCAAGTTTACAACAAAGGTCAAGGATGCCTACGGGATGCCGCAACCTACCTTCTTCTACCGCCTCAGCGACGCAGATCGGGAACTTACTCatgagatgatgaagcataTGGAAAAGGTTGCTGGAGTTCTAGGTGGCTATCTCCCTGGCTCGGAGCCGCAGTTCATGGAAAATGGTCTAGCACTTCACGTTTGCGGCACCACCAGGGCCGGAGAGAAAAAGGACGATTCATGCTGCAACAAGTTCTCCCAGATCCATGGTGTTAATAACCTCTTCGTGGGGGGCCTGAATGTCATCCCCGGCAAGAACGCATCGAATCCCACTTTGACAGCGATGTGTTTTGCTATCAAAGCGGCCCAGTATATCTCGCTTCGTCTGGgagccgagaagaaggagagggaaaaggaggaggggaagaaggaggagaggaaggagaagaggaatgagaagaggaaggaggaggagaggaaggaggaggagagcaagtag
- a CDS encoding hypothetical protein (EggNog:ENOG503P1AT), translated as MSEHCSPKFSAAEVIQRGRTDGYWVRAFQFSAEDEMRGVLVSGLNSGKVEFLDNPLATKHSGGPKEWKAYLVAPDPEHKDPNFPKHQDPKHQDLKEQNFHTPVAVIGMDIRKNGLLDVVICHGYGATMIDSCDPGGFIYWYENPGRGRLKENKPWKRHYIGQWPVMHRLETGHFTQRSFSELIAAPVIHGPKDKTTPIPILRFQIPSDPMTAKEWPRDVVDDQNFTVIHELAAKRLDGQSGLDSLLVSSREGVTRLYYDDGRWKKELIGRGEPKREDQKDDSTTPGSGDHWGTGSADIGRVGSDRYAYVATIDPFHSTKVCVYTKHDDPHSPRVEVEAPCSRYLRNTDAAEALGRWSWSLCDMH; from the exons ATGAGTGAACATTGTTCCCCAAAATTCTCCGCAGCAGAAGTCATCCAGCGTGGCCGTACGGACGGCTACTGGGTGCGTGCTTTCCAGTTCTCAGCAGAAGACGAGATGCGAGGAGTGCTTGT CTCTGGGTTGAACAGCGGAAAGGTTGAGTTCCTGGACAACCCCCTTGCTACGAAGCACTCGGGGGGGCCCAAAG AGTGGAAAGCGTATCTGGTGGCTCCGGATCCGGAGCACAAGGACCCGAACTTCCCGAAGCATCAGGACCCAAAGCACCAGGATTTGAAGGAACAGAACTTCCACACTCCTGTTGCGGTTATAGGCATGGACATCAGGAAAAACGGGCTCCTGGATGTCGTCATTTGTCACGGGTACGGAGCTACCATGATCGACAGTTGTGATCCCGGTGGCTTTATCTACTGGTACGAAAATCCCGGTCGAGGACGACTCAAGGAAAACAAACCTTGGAAGCGACACTACATCGGACAATGGCCAGTAATGCACCGTTTAGAAACCGGCCACTTTACTCAGAG GTCGTTCTCAGAACTGATCGCAGCGCCAGTGATCCATGGCCCCAAGGATAAG ACCACTCCTATACCGATACTTCGTTTTCAGATCCCAAGTGATCCAATGACCGC GAAGGAATGGCCGCGTGACGTGGTAGACGACCAGAATTTCACTGTGATTCATGAGCTCGCGGCCAAAAG GTTGGACGGCCAATCTGGCTTAGATTCCCTCCTTGTATCTTCCAGAGAGGGCGTCACCAGACTGTATTACGATGACGGCCGTTGGAAGAAAGAGCTTATCGGTAGAGGCGAACCGAAGAGAGAAGACCAGAAAGACGACTCCACCACTCCTGGGTCGGGAGATCACTGGGGCACTGGTAGCGCCGACATTGGTAGAGTCGGCAGTGACCGGTATGCCTATGTCGCCACCATCGACCCCTTTCATTCCACAAAAGTCTGTGTCTACACCAAGCACGACGATCCCCACTCACCGAGGGTCGAAGTGGAAGCGCCATGTTCTCGATACCTACGGAACACCGACGCAGCAGAAGCATTGGGGAGATGGTCCTGGTCACTATGTGACATGCACTGA
- a CDS encoding hypothetical protein (EggNog:ENOG503P1AT) produces the protein MASNRRILWKMRCRVSVSFSSRANHTQYYLTNICSRNFYGNGKCDIVSISYNVKDYYQELHPAVRLYKNLTRDDLQTISVNCQRPTNSIFGTVWETISGKETEKDARTDAGKEIMVYLPDPANISNRAAAGLIKQDLIEVADIKISVEVHPSGREVKAEANEGIKVLYGSLADAKDQKVKRTPLGTNRFPDKESLKPPRPEQQPSKKEPASPSVYTFTADQCSGAIILRLTPTDTTDTFKTYRKATDVDDKVQTLFDLGNFGLETPKLKFSKVEKLWWGEEFTNVEFYNLTGFHFRFLETKQHVAHMQFWIAVIPGPKVDARLHDHTDQAFWELHTCLSQGTPQEQVSGTDKQGGMVAPRKEYYSKSFDDVKKLEEKLNEGAFDYCALMPLEEHGKIWHTLDDGRTIYRKNGTVSYPAHAWRAGVGNAGENVDVWMALEFDARV, from the exons ATGGCATCCAATCGTAGAATCCTCTGGAAGATGCGATGTCGGGTAAGTGTATCTTTCTCCTCCCGCGCAAATCACACACAATATTACCTAACTAACATTTGCTCCAGAAACTTTTACGGTAATGGAAAGTGCGATATCGTCTCAATCAGCTATAACGTCAAAGATTACTACCAGGAACTGCATCCGGCAGTGAGACTCTACAAGAATCTAACAAGGGACGACCTGCAAACGATCTCCGTCAATTGCCAGAGGCCGACGAACTCCATCTTCGGAACGGTATGGGAGACGATTTCAGGAAAAGAGACCGAAAAAGACGCGCGGACAGACGCCGGGAAAGAGATCATGGTTTACCTCCCGGACCCCGCCAACATCAGCAATCGCGCTGCCGCCGGCTTGATCAAACAGGACCTGATCGAAGTCGCCGACATTAAAATCAGCGTCGAGGTCCACCCCAGCGGCCGAGAGGTGAAGGCCGAGGCAAATGAGGGCATCAAGGTTTTGTACGGGAGCCTGGCCGATGCGAAGGATCAGAAAGTGAAACGGACACCTCTCGGGACCAACCGATTCCCAGACAAGGAGTCGCTGAAACCTCCCAGACCTGAGCAACAACCCTCAAAGAAAGAACCGGCCAGTCCATCAGTTTACACTTTCACAGCAGATCAATGCTCGGGCGCCATAATCCTCCGCCTGACGCCGACCGACACGACCGACACATTCAAAACTTACCGAAAAGCAACAGACGTCGACGACAAGGTCCAGACTCTTTTCGATCTCGGCAACTTTGGACTAGAGACCCCGAAACTGAAGTTCTCCAAGGTTGAGAAGCTCTGGTGGGGAGAGGAGTTCACCAACGTGGAATTCTACAATCTGACAGGATTTCACTTTCGTTTCCTCGAGACCAAGCAACATGTTGCGCATATGCAGTTCTGGATTGCAG TAATCCCAGGCCCAAAAGTAGATGCTAGGCTTCATGATCACACCGATCAAGCTTTCTGGGAACTCCACACTTGCCTGTCTCAAGGAACACCACAGGAACAAGTCTCTGGTACTGATAAGCAGGGCGGGATGGTGGCTCCCAGGAAGGAATACTACAGCAAGTCCTTTGACGACGTGAAGAAGCTTGAGGAGAAGTTGAACGAGGGGGCATTCGATTACTGCGCGCTGATGCCCCTTGAGGAGCATGGCAAGATCTGGCATACACTTGACGACGGACGAACAATTTACCGCAAGAATGGGACGGTGTCGTACCCGGCTCATGCCTGGAGAGCTGGTGTAGGAAACGCGGGGGAGAATGTAGATGTCTGGATGGCCCTCGAATTTGATGCTCGGGTCTGA
- a CDS encoding hypothetical protein (COG:S; EggNog:ENOG503PBWW), which translates to MMASKTDLCKPCLTAFSQPLPNCSVVGHAGGVVYKCTRDHLCQSSCPMCILIQGLIDRADKAYGRLSPDEVELRLAHDRGSHGGYRPPAWTDPDPRRQPEEDSLLEGAEDSSESWYSLKIWLTPDVYPYNATTILYVTLAADFGTSAAAHVVARPRPVDTTTTFSIIKRWIQHCDGHHASCRDAAHNASEMPRRLLWVSNADIYPDIRVAPVSTGKRYIALSYCWGGAAEASTQKKSTAATIAENELKISFQSLPKTIQDAVSVSREFGIDYLWVDALCIIQDDDNDRNHEIARMGVIYANAYLTLSASGASHCAEGFLERPLTEYRESDFFEVPLQLPGEGGPTLVKASRAGVRNIWSKENGNLFWFQNRELLHTRGWTFQETFLSPRLLIYTSLQPYWVCREAFWSCGDPGPMEYLRSVYLQDMLELREMSDRQQKYLQTLASDDLNSSAELWRWGTIIHWFSSRRLTLVEDKPLALHAVRDKFTHHDPSLQDCALGLFRSTAHMDLLWHTRHGADPQSEQLSEFPSWTWMSFDGGVTCPFKYGGPQESSMIKTHDEFEIKSWPGCDQFGRLLPDSSPLKLRGITREVAIPHRFWKDGYASAQDMPCFSLHVLGLREDEWEENEDRIGHITFDQYRMPSSNDDFENNPPTRYKTLQILVIALQKEHVDNTLSLPDDRQGYEATYGLVIAPALRAGGRHRRIGFYKGGDNSVSYFHNGVTEQFDLE; encoded by the exons ATGATGGCGTCCAAAACAGACCTTTGCAAGCCATGTCTCACCGCATTTTCTCAGCCTCTGCCAAATTGCTCCGTCGTCGGACATGCCGGTGGTGTCGTTTACAAGTGCACAAGAGACCACCTCTGCCAGTCGTCTTGTCCGATGTGCATCCTAATACAAGGCTTGATCGACAGAGCGGATAAGGCTTACGGAAGACTCTCGCCCGATGAAGTCGAGTTGCGGCTAGCACATGACCGTGGGTCTCACGGCGGTTATCGCCCTCCTGCATGGACCGACCCGGATCCAAGACGACAGCCTGAGGAAGacagcctgctggaaggGGCCGAGGACAGCTCGGAGTCTTGGTACAGCTTGAAAATTTGGCTCACACCTGACGTTTATCCCTACaacgccaccaccattctTTATGTTACTCTTGCTGCGGACTTTG GAACGTCTGCCGCAGCGCATGTCGTTGCGCGTCCGCGGCCTGTTGATACAACTACGACCTTCTCTATCATCAAACGTTGGATTCAACATTGTGACGGCCACCACGCATCTTGTAGAGATGCCGCGCATAACGCGTCCGAGATGCCTAGGCGTCTTCTCTGGGTGTCGAATGCAGACATCTATCCCGATATACGGGTTGCGCCAGTCTCAACTGGAAAGCGATATATCGCGCTCAGCTattgttggggtggtgcaGCCGAAGCCAGTACCCAGAAGAAATCAACAGCTGCTACCATCGCCGAAAACGAACTCAAAATTTCTTTCCAATCACTACCAAAGACAATCCAAGACGCGGTGTCAGTTTCCAGGGAGTTTGGCATCGATTATCTCTGGGTTGACGCGCTGTGTATCATCCAGGATGACGATAATGACCGAAACCACGAGATCGCCCGCATGGGTGTCATTTACGCGAATGCATATCTGACGCTTTCCGCCTCCGGGGCTAGCCACTGCGCCGAGGGATTTCTCGAACGCCCACTGACAGAGTATCGTGAATCCGATTTCTTTGAGGTACCGTTACAACTGCCGGGAGAAGGCGGTCCAACACTGGTCAAAGCAAGCCGCGCAGGGGTCCGGAACATCTGGTCCAAAGAAAACGGGAATCTCTTTTGGTTCCAGAACCGGGAGCTCTTGCACACAAGAGGTTGGACATTCCAAGAGACATTCTTGTCACCACGGTTGCTGATATATACCTCCCTACAACCATATTGGGTCTGTCGTGAAGCGTTTTGGTCGTGCGGAGATCCTGGCCCGATGGAGTATCTCAGAAGCGTCTACCTTCAGGACATGCTCGAACTGCGAGAAATGTCTGATAGACAACAGAAGTACCTGCAAACCCTCGCTTCAGACGATCTGAATTCTTCGGCCGAGCTATGGCGTTGGGGCACCATCATACACTGGTTTTCATCACGCCGATTAACGTTGGTTGAGGATAAACCTCTTGCTCTTCATGCCGTCAGGGACAAGTTCACTCACCATGACCCTAGCCTGCAAGACTGCGCGTTGGGTTTATTCCGTTCCACTGCCCATATGGATCTTCTATGGCACACCAGACATGGGGCTGATCCACAGTCTGAACAACTCTCTGAGTTCCCGAGCTGGACCTGGATGTCTTTTGATGGCGGTGTAACGTGCCCCTTCAAGTACGGAGGACCACAGGAGTCGAGCATGATCAAGACACACGATGAATTTGAGATCAAATCTTGGCCGGGATGTGATCAGTTTGGTCGACTGCTTCCCGACAGTTCGCCGCTAAAGCTCCGGGGTATCACGAGAGAGGTGGCCATCCCACACCGGTTCTGGAAAGATGGGTATGCGTCTGCTCAGGATATGCCATGCTTTTCACTCCACGTCCTTGGGCTACGGGAGGACGAGTGGGAGGAGAATGAAGACAGGATTGGGCATATCACTTTTGATCAGTACCGGATGCCGAGCTCGAATGATGACTTTGAGAACAATCCGCCAACCCGGTATAAGACTCTTCAGATCCTCGTTATTGCGCTGCAAAAAGAACACGTCGACAACACACTGAGCCTCCCTGACGATAGACAGGGTTATGAAGCAACGTACGGACTTGTCATTGCGCCGGCATTgagagctggaggaagaCATCGGAGGATAGGGTTTTACAAAGGAGGGGACAATAGTGTTTCATATTTTCACAATGGGGTGACAGAGCAGTTTGACCTTGAATGA